Proteins from a single region of Schistocerca gregaria isolate iqSchGreg1 chromosome 3, iqSchGreg1.2, whole genome shotgun sequence:
- the LOC126354838 gene encoding serine/threonine-protein phosphatase 6 regulatory ankyrin repeat subunit B-like has protein sequence MNCDRLSVEDRDPCIMAATRYEEWDDADSDTLSAPEVLMIPDAYEQYGTDEYSTFRVKFVAASGKIEETASSEILDGHLMLKTAVLPYLSEISRLPNSEFQAIRLAAAADILEAVSLLLEFDFDVNAVDDNGNTALHIAAFAGCVESIKKLVEAGASLTAQNSKGHSVFHWAVRSRNTAALPLLKDLGADINIADWKGHTPLHTALASGFHEGFDALMDLGANPFVSTPDGVSLLHTAAAKGNTRAVRVLLQAGVDVDARNAVHRTALHEAASGGHVRCAELLLDAGIHAECRDDLGCTPLHLAASYRQVGAVIFLLQRGADVDSASVDLDTALHMAARAGDRKTVEILIGAGADVNASNAEGSTPLHVAIAEKHDEVTDYILSLQRSDVDVADGGGLTPLHLTAVNGVATSTAALVAAATLSFSMLPWETPVNAAVERSDIIVEWLNRLRGGRNGTATSTESDCQAISF, from the coding sequence gtaTGAAGAGTGGGATGATGCTGATTCGGATACTCTCTCAGCCCCTGAGGTACTAATGATTCCTGATGCATACGAGCAATATGGTACTGACGAGTATTCAACGTTCAGAGTAAAATTTGTAGCTGCTAGTGGTAAAATCGAGGAAACCGCCTCCAGCGAAATTCTCGATGGACATCTAATGCTAAAGACTGCGGTTTTGCCGTATTTGTCGGAAATAAGCCGTCTGCCTAATAGTGAGTTCCAAGCTATTCGCCTCGCAGCAGCTGCTGACATCTTGGAGGCAGTCTCATTGCTCTTGGAATTTGACTTTGACGTAAACGCAGTTGACGACAATGGAAACACAGCCCTCCACATCGCTGCGTTCGCCGGTTGTGTAGAGTCAATCAAGAAACTCGTTGAAGCAGGAGCGTCCCTGACGGCCCAAAACAGCAAGGGGCATTCCGTGTTCCACTGGGCAGTTCGCAGCCGGAACACCGCCGCCTTGCCACTGCTGAAAGACCTGGGTGCGGACATTAATATCGCTGATTGGAAGGGCCACACACCACTGCACACGGCGCTGGCCTCCGGATTCCACGAAGGTTTTGACGCGCTTATGGATCTCGGGGCGAACCCCTTCGTCTCTACGCCAGACGGTGTCTCTCTCCTCCACACTGCAGCAGCGAAAGGTAACACGAGAGCAGTTCGCGTGCTGTTGCAAGCGGGCGTCGACGTGGACGCTCGCAACGCCGTGCATCGAACGGCCCTGCACGAAGCGGCGTCCGGCGGCCACGTGAGGTGTGCGGAACTGCTTCTGGACGCCGGAATACACGCCGAATGCCGCGATGACCTCGGCTGCACTCCTTTGCACCTGGCAGCCAGCTACCGACAAGTGGGGGCGGTGATATTTCTGTTGCAGCGGGGAGCAGACGTTGATAGCGCCAGTGTAGATTTGGACACGGCACTCCACATGGCAGCTCGAGCCGGCGACAGAAAAACAGTAGAGATTCTGATCGGTGCTGGCGCGGACGTGAACGCTAGCAACGCTGAAGGGTCCACCCCTCTGCACGTGGCCATTGCAGAGAAGCACGACGAAGTGACGGATTATATTCTCTCTCTTCAGCGGTCTGACGTGGACGTAGCAGATGGCGGGGGCCTCACCCCTCTGCACCTGACTGCCGTCAATGGGGTCGCTACTTCTACTGCTGCCCTTGTGGCAGCCGCGACTCTGTCGTTCAGTATGTTGCCGTGGGAAACACCAGTGAATGCAGCAGTAGAGCGGAGCGACATTATAGTAGAATGGTTGAACCGCCTACGAGGAGGCAGAAATGGGACTGCAACATCCACAGAGTCTGACTGTCAAGCAATTTCCTTTTAG